In Ornithorhynchus anatinus isolate Pmale09 chromosome 5, mOrnAna1.pri.v4, whole genome shotgun sequence, the DNA window GGCCTCTCATCCATGACCATGTGTCTGGTTTTTTGCCCCAAATCTCATTGTCAGCAGGCCTGTCTCCTGTCTGGAACTGTAAAGTGAAGAGAACTATTTGGCAAAGGGGCATCCAGCATTTGTGGGTGCTATCAGTAGCCACCCTACCTGGAAAACCTAAGTTTCGGAACCTCCCGTTAAGCCTCAAGTtttacagaggggaaggagcctcaGAAGACACAGAAGATAAATGAGTTCCGGTTAAATGACAGTCCCAATTTAATGTTATACGTCCTGGAAGCAAAGACAAAAACTTTAGACCAAGGCAACCCCAACAGGAAaaggtgggggaaatgagaaggaagaggtggggcCAGAAGGCACtgaagacctgattaccttatatactCTGGTCCAGGGCAAAAAGAAGGACTTCCTGATTCCTGGGACTGTTTGATGCTGCATGGATTTACAACTCGGCCCCTtagttctccccattttcctggaAAGGTCTGTGAGGACAGAACATTGCATGATTCTACTTTTGAGGGAGACCAGCCCCCCTTCTGTaagagaaggggacacagaaagcCCAAACTGTAGCCACCGAAAACTGAAATCCAGCAACTCTGAGTTAAGGGGAAGTTCTTCCCTGTATTTTACTTAAAACAGCACAGAACATCATTCATCAGGAATCAGCTAGGGCATGGTGACGGGCTGCTTGAAGGTAGGGGGAAGGATGACATAACCTTTTGAGGGTCTATCCATCCCAACCTACCAGTTCTATTGCTCAAATCATCTGAAGGGCTCTTTATTGTTTTGTGATGCCAGGAAATTCCAGGATGACCTAGGCTCAAGCTTTTAGTGTCCAACAAGAGTGACAGAAAAATCCAGGCCCCAAGATCCACCTGATGTCACCCATGCTTCGCCGACATGCACTGTGACGTGTCATAAGGCCACCACTTTGAGGAAGCCTGCCCAAACAGGAGAGAATTGGCCGGAAACTAGAGTATTTCTCTGTGGAACCCTGTGTTCCCCCCACTTGCTACCGAGCCACTCCATTCCTTACCCAGATCCCTGTGAATTCAGGCAGCGTGTCCAATTCACATATTTGATGGCAAGAGAGTGTCTGAGTGCTgaaaggaaggacctgggttctaatcccagctctaccacttgtctgtttgtgacctcgggcaaatcacttaacttctctatgactcggtcacctcatctgtaaaatggggaataagactgtgagccccgcgtgggacagggagtgtgcccaacctgattagcttgcatctaccccagcacttagaacagtgcttgacacatgctaagtgtttaacaaataccatcatcatcatcatcatcattttattatgtaccaaatatAGATACATTTGGTACTGGACAGatgacaggccagctgaaaatagGACCATCTGGCATGAAACCTGGCAAAAAGAGCCTTCTTCTCTGGAGTCATCTGGGGGCTCACTCATCTCCATTCTCCTTATTCCCCtcgcagaagcagcacggcccagtggatagaggaacgtcgtgggagtcggaaggacctgggttctaatgccagctccactatttgcctattgcatgaccttgggtgaatcatttaacttctctgggcctcagttacctcacctgtaaaatggggattaagaccgtgagccccatgtgggttgttAGGCACGTTCTACCCaatttgtatcctcccagcgatTAATAccgtgtctgacacgtagtaaatgtttaacaagtaccgcaattattattttaagaagcagcatagcctagtggatagagtatgggcctgggagtcagaaggacctgggttcaaatcctggctccgccacttgtctgctctgtgaccctgggctagtcacttaacttctctgggcctctgttatctgtaaaatgcggattgagactgtgagctccacgtgggatgggaACTTTGAATCTACCCATGTTTAGATCAGTGGTtggcacccagcgcttagaacagtgcttggcacatagtaagcgcttaccatataccatcaccatcatcacatatagtatagtgctctgcacatagtaagcgctcaataaatactaccgaatgaatgaatcacccagtgggtgcttaagaaataccattataagcagcgtggcttagtgggaagagcctgggtttgggagtcagaggtcgaagcagcgtggctcagtggaaagagcacgggctttggagtcagaggttatgggttcgaatcccggctcggccacttatcagctgtgtgaatttgggcaagtcacttaacttcttggtgcctcagttaccccatctgtcaaatggggattaactgtgagccccaagtgggacaacctgattcccctgtgtctacctcagcgcttagaacagtgcttgggacatagtaagcgcttaacaaataccaacatttatttattttattctaatcccagctccaccgcttgtcagctctgtgaccttgggcaattcatttcacttctcagggcctcagttccctcatctgtaaaatgggaatgaagaccgtgagccccgtgtgggacaacctgatgaccttgcatctaccccagcgcttagaacagtgcttggcacatagtaagggcttaacaaataccaacattattagtagtagcagcgtggctcagtggaaagagaccgggtttgggagtcagaggtcaagggttcgaatcccgcctctgccatttgtcagctgtgtgactgtgggcaagtcacttcactttctctgggcctcagtgacctcatctgttaaatggggacaacctgattatcctgtatctaccccagcgcttagaacagcgctctgcacataataagcgcttaagaaataccaacattagtagtggtagtattaCTTTGACTTTTTCATATATGGCGCCCAAGGAGGCGTCAAAGCCGGCGCAATCCGCGCATGCGCATACACGGCTGCCTTGTACGGCCGGTTAAAAGACGCTCGGGTCGGGTCACGTGGCGGGGACACCGCCCTCTGATAGGCGGAGCTTGGCGCTGGCGTCAAAATGGGCGAGCGGTGGCGGGTTGCCGTGGTtacgggggtggaggagaaggaggagagagagagagccgagcggaagccgagcggagccgagcgggAGCCGAGCAGAGCCGAGCGGGAGCCGAGTGGGAGCCGAGcgggagccgagcggagccgagcgggAGCCGAGcgggagccgagcggagccgagcgtCGGAGGCCGGTTGCAGCGAGCGGGCCGAAGGCAGGCTGGGGCTGAagctgggcctgggcctcagctctTTACCTCATGAGTAGGCGGAAGGTGAGGGCCCGGAGGGAGCCATGGCGTCGACGCCCAGGgatcgggcgggcgggcgggaaggTGGGACGGCCCGGCCAGGGCAAGGCAGGGGGCAGGCCAAGGCCTGGGCAGgccaaggcaaggcaaggcagggCAAGACCTAGGCCAAGCTGGGCAAGGCAGGGCAAGACCAAGGCGGGGCAAGGCCAAGGCAGGGCAAGACCAAGGCCTGGGCAAGGCCAAGGCAGGGCAAGACCAAGGCCAGGCCAAGGCCTGGGCAAGGCGGAGCAGGGCAAGGGCAAGACCAAGGCCAGGCCAAGGTAGGGTCAAggcaagggcagggcaggggcaggccaAGGGCCAGGCAGGGCAAGACCAGGCCAAAGCCAAGGCAGGTCAAGGTCAAGGTCAAGGCAGGGTAAGGGCAAGGCCTGGGCAAGGCGGGGCAGGCCCAAGGCCAGGCCCAAGACCAAGGCCAGGTCAAGGTAGGatcaagggcagggcagggcaaggcaggAACGGCCCGAGGGGAGAGAAGCCTTTTGGGCCAGTCCTGGCTCCACACCTGTGGGTGTGTgttacatgtgtgtatatatatatatatatatatatatatatatatatatatataagctcttgttaagcgtttaccatatgccaagcaccattttaagtgctggggtagacacaagctaatgaggttgccccacttggggctcacagtcttaatccccatttgacagatgaggtaaactgaggcccagagaagttgtgactgcccaaagccacacagcagataagtggcagagcagggttagaacccatgacctctgacccccaagccctgggatgctgcttctctctctctatgtggGTGTGggtttgtgggggagggaggtggccaTTGTCTCCTCAggagggagtcattcattcaaccgtctttcttggagtgcttactgtgtcagagcactgtactaagcgcttggaaagcacaagagcagcagcgtggctgagtggaaagagcccaggcttgggagtcagagatcatgggctctaatcccagctctgccacttgtcagctttgtgactgttggtaagtcacttcgcttctctgggcctcagttccctcatctgtaaattggggattaagactgggagccccacaagggacaacctgatggccctgtatctcctccagcgcttagaacagtgcctggcacctagtaagcgcttaacaaataccatcgttattattattactgttctgttgccctcagcgcttagaacggtgcttggcacatagtaaatgcttaaataccattattattacagttgtatcgccctcagcgcttaaaacagtgcttgatacgtagtaagcgcttaacaaataccatcgtcattattatacacacaagtgccatggggcagggagccaggggtagagcagagggagcgagtgagtgcggtggggaggggagagggagcagagggaaaaggggcagctcagtctgggaaggcctcctggaggaggtgagctctcagtagggctttgaaaggggggagtgaGTCTCTCCGCTGGCTCCACTCACTTCCCTCTTAATCCTGCCCACCCGCTTTCGCCGCCCCGCACccctgtggcttaatggaaagaccccaggcttgggagtcagaggtcatgggttctaatcccggttctgccccttgtctgctgtgtggccttgggcaagtcacttcacttctctgggcctcagtttacctcatctgtcaaatggggattaagactgggagccccaagtgggacaacctcattagcttgtgtctaccccagcacttaaaatggtgcttggcacatagcacttaacaaataccatccttattattaattattatgattatttcattCCACACCTTCCTTCCCTAACCTCACAGTGCATGTTTCTCTTctagctctctcccctttcctctcttgcctCAGGTTTGTTTCATCTTTTtaacaccccctctccccccaacactcttccctctcacccccaacTCTCACTGTCCACCAAACACACCTTATCACGTTGGGCCTTCTTCCTTTggattcttttccctcccttccccttgactgatttagtcagtcgtatttattgagcgcttactgtgtgcagagcactgtactaaacgcatcggagagtacaatatagcagcagcgtggcgtagtggatagggcccgggcctgggagtcagaaggtcatggatactAATATcgactccggcacttgtctgccgggtgacctcgggcaaatcacttcacccctctagactgtcagcccgttgtgggcagggattgtctcgctttattgtactttccaagcgcttagtaataataataataatgttggtatttgttaagcgtttactatgtgcagagcactgtactaagcgctggggtagatacaggctaatcaggttgtcccaagaggggctcacagtcttaatccccattttacagatgaggtaactgaggcacagagaagttatgtgacttagtacagtgctctgcacacagtaaaggctcaataaatatgattgaatgaatctctgggcccagttacctcatccgtaaaatggagattgagactgtgagcgccacgtgggacagggactgtgtctatccccatttgttgccgaattgtacattccaagcgcttagtacagtgctctgcacatagtaagcgctcgataaatactattgaatgaaaatgaatgaatttgtatccaacccagtgcttagtacagtacttgacacatagtaagcatttaacaagtacccaacattattataattaatattattgagtgcttcgtgtgtgcaaggtactgtactaaatgcttgggagagtacaatacaacaatagacaggcacagtaatagacacattccctgctcacaacgggcttacggtctggatTTATAATAAACTGaattgggaggagaggggagattatTCCTGTAGGCGACCAGGGTTATTTCTACCGTAGATAGGAACCGTTTCATTTGTGAAAATGCCGGAGGTTTCCTTCCATTCGGGTGTCGTGGACGGGTGATGGAAACCCAGTTGTGGACCCCGGCATTTGGAGGGGAAGGGCACTCTGCCTAAAGCGCCATTTGGAAAAATGGCCTAAGAGCCTTACTGAACTCCAGATCGGATTTTATCACCACAGAGTAAAATGTTAGGTAGCCAtcacagatcaatcagtggtacttactgaacacttactgtgtgcagagcactgtactgagcgcttgggagagtatcatacaacagatACTTTCTGGAATATCATAAAACGGACACTCTCTGCCCTCGAGGTGCTTAcgatctgaagggggagagagacattaatataaataaattacaaaaatgaataaagaatTGTCAGAAAACTGATAAACACCTGAGTTTCTAGTctttaagcctgttgtgggcagggagtgtgtctaccaactctgttatattgtactctcttaagtgcttaatacagtggtttgcacccagtaagtgcttcataagtatGATTTCCTGACCACAGAGGTCTTAGAATCCAGATCAGTTAGCCGTTAACTTTCCAACCAGGAAAGAGCCAACAGGGTGGGTGGGCTTTCTTCCGGagtgttttttcctcttttgtcCCCAAACCTACACCACGTACGGGAAGCTGTGAGGTCGGGGGGGTCTGTCATGCTAGCCCTGAGATGTAGCTCTTCAACAGAGAAGGAAGCCTACATAGTGACAGACCTGATTTGGATTTCTTGAAAACTAaacttttaaaaaattcattcaatcgtatttattgagcgcttactgtgtgcccctcagctcccaaccctctcccctacttgcccatccttccctgcattaTCCTCAGCggaggtctcctccctcctcacaagtgccaccccctccacctgtgcctcgggccccattcccactcaccttataaaaaccatcgcccctgccctcctcccttctttaacttctatctttaactactcactctccaatggctccttcccctctgccttcaaacatgcccatgtctcccccatcctaaaaaaactctcggccccacttccccttccagtcatcgtcctacctccctcctacccttcctttccaaactcctagaatgagtcgtctccactcgctgccttgaattcctcaactccaactctctcctggaccccctccgatctggcttccgtcccctctactccaccgagactgctctctctaaggtcacccgtgaccttcttgccaaatccaatggctcctactctatcctaatcctcctcgacttgtcagctgtctctgacactgtcgatcatccccttctcctccacaccttatctcaccttggcttcacggactccgtcctctcctgcttctcctcttatctctctggccgttcattctcggtctccttcgcggactcctcctccccctcccatcctctacctgttggagttcttcaagggtcagtccttggccctcttctgttctccatctatactccctcggtgaactcccacggcttcaactatcatctgtatgcagatgacacacaaatctaatctcctccccttttctctccccctccctccaggctcgtatctcctcctgcctccaggatgcctccacctgggtgtctgcccgccacctaaaacttaacatgtctaaaactgagctcttatcttccctcccaaaccctgtcttctccttgacttccctgtcactgtggacggtacgaccatccttcccatctcacaggcccgcaacctcggtgccatctttgactcaggtctctcattcaccccacacatccaatccgtcaccaacgcctgccggtctcaccttcacaatatcgccgagacccgccctttcctctccatccaaacggctaccgtgctggtacaagctctcgtgatatcccggctggattatagtatcagcctcctctctgatctcccttcccccgtctcttcccactccagtctattcttcattctgttgcccggatcatctttctgcagaaacgctctgggcatgtcactcccctcctccagtggttgcctatcaaccttcacatgaaacaaaaacttctcactcttggcttcaaggctctccatcaccttgccccctcctacctcacctcccttctctctttctactgttcacaccatacactccactcctctgccgctcacctcctcacggtcccccgttctcgcctatcctcccgtcgacccctggcccacgccctaccactatcctggaatgccctccctcctcacctccgccaaaataactctctgcccctcttcaaagccctactgagagctcacctcctccaggaggccttaccagactgagcgccccccttccctctgctcttcctcccctccttattcccccctcccaccctctgctctccccccttccctcagcactgtgcatatttgtacatattattaccctatttattttaacaacatgtatatctctatgattctatttatcttgatgatgttttgttttgttctgttttgctgtctgtctcccccttttagactgtgagcccgttattgggcagggactgtctctatctgttgccgaattatacattccaagccccaagtacagtcctctgcacatagcaagcactcaataaatactattgaatgaatgggggacagcTGAGCTGTGAATATGTATTGAAGGTTTTCACTTCATTGATATAAACCTGTTTTCTGGTCCTCTTATtcagttttttaaatgatatagtCTGCCGACTGTtactttgtagtctcccaagagcttattacagtgctctgcacactgtaaccaCTTGtataccactggctgactgacGGGCTTGGATCCATTCCTTGAACTTCTCAGAGGTTTAAGGGGGCTTTGGATACATTCATGGGTAAGCAGCACATAATAAGATGCAAGAGGGAAACGTCATGGTGGAGGGGGAAAAGTTGGGGAGGCGTCAGATGgcatccctcctatttagaggtGAACTAAGGGGGACAATCATCACCCCTTCATTCAAGCATCCTGATGCCACTTTTAGACAGGCTGTTAGGCTGCTGGGCCACTGACTGCCCCGAAAAGGCATTTCAGGTGGGTTCCTCGGAACATCTGGAATCTTGTCATAATTTCAAGGTTCCAAGCCCAGGCCCAGCTGCAGGAGCGTGTCCTGTTCTTTTGCATCGGCTAGCCGAAAAGACCCTGAACCCGGTTTGCATGTTTGCTGTCACTTTACCTTGCCTGCCCGTGTTTCTGAGTGCTCTCTCTCCTTTTGTGTCTTCTTGCTGCGACTGGCCCCCCCTGGGTTTTGGATAACCTGGATGCCCGGTATGTGCTCTAGACTTCCTAAATGTTTCTCGTTTCAGTGGGATGAAACTTGAGACTTTTTAAAGTCTCCAGATGGGTCTCATTGTCTCCTATTAATGTCCTCCCTCATTTCAGTGTTTATTCCAAGTTTTaggtttcctcctctcttctgcgctcatttagagaagcagcgtggttcagtggaaagagcccaggcttaggagtcagaggtcatgggttctactcctggctccgccacttatcagctgtgtgaccttgggcaagtcacttcacttctctaggcctcagttccctcatctgtaaaatggggatgaggtctgtgagccccaggtgggacaacctgattaccttgtatctatcctagcacttagaacagtgcttggcacatagtaagcgcttaacaaatgccaacactatttaGCCAGATTTTTGATTTCTGTTTAGAGCTGGTCTTAGAAATACCTTCGATCTGCATCTTTTGAGACCTTTTCTTTCAACGTGTGTGTTAAACTCGGCTTCCCGTGGTTTGAAAGCGGGGTGATCTTGTTTTTTCCCTAGGAAAGCCTCTTGGTATCTGAAGAATGAAATCTGTAGTGATCCCTTTCTTAAAAGGAGGCCCTTGAAGGTGACAGCTGTCTCCTATAAAGCAATAACAGTACTTCTCCCTGGATCTTATTACATTCTTCTATGGATCTTTTGGAAGATAGAATAATGACCACCTCTTGGTTTTTCCGTGTTCCTGTATATTAATAGGTTTTTGCTTCTATAATTGTTCGAGGAGAAATGCAATATCGGGTGGGCAAATTTTATGTGTTTGGAATAGATATTTTTCAATCACCTTTTTATATATCTGGATGCCACGTAGGCATATGTGGATGACTCCAAAATGATTCTAAGCTCCCAAATGCACCAGGAATATTCTTGGTAAAGAGGGTTGCTTGACCTCAGGCAAATACCTTTTATTTGAGCTACTTTTCAAGCCAACAAGCTCACCTACATGTAACTTTCAAGCTGTGTGCCCCGCTTAATTTGGTAATGAGAGAGTTCCCTCTCTAATGGTCTttgttatttttctttcattttgggTAAGTTCCTTGGCCTGGCTTCCCTTTTTCGCCCAGTTGGCTCTTCTTTCCCTGTCATTTCTCTAACCGAAGCATCTCCCTTTTTAGCTTGAAGATGGGGTGCCACCTTCTGCCCTCCAAAAAAGCAGAAACTACCCCGCAACCCGATCTTCCACAGCTAAAGAAGCCCAACTCTGCAAGCCCACAAAGACATTGTGCCTGGTAAGAGATGCCCACAATCTCTGAAGAGTTCAAAGAGCTCATTTTCTCTAGCTCCATTTTAATAGAAACTTCTCCGAGGAGGGCTGTTTTAATAGAAATGTTGCCGTTTCTCTATACAATGGGATAGCAGTTGTTTGAAAGGGAAATTTAATGATGCTGAAGAGGCCCCTTCTCCAGCTGGAACTTCTTATTGATCTGTCTGAGTTGGGCGGCACAGCACCTCGGTTTCCATCCCCGAAGGTGCCTGTCACATTCCACTTCTCGGACAGTCTGTACAAACCGGGTTCCTCCCAAAATCCACCGGAATCTCTGATGCATTTTTGTTCTGCCACTTCGCTCCTAGTTGGGAGTAATAAATAGGACCAAGTGGGAATGGGATTCccaagtggtttttttttctagTCTTTCTTTTACCCCATTTTTAAGCCTCTCTTCCTGGTGGGTGTAACTGTTAAGCACCACCAGATTGCGACCTTTCTTCTCTCGGAGCATTATTCTACTCTAGAAAATAGTTTGTTCTCCTAAAATTTCATCCCCTGCGACCTTTCGGGTCTCGACTGGGATTCTTCTCCTTCCTGGACAGGCTTCAACCCGCAAAGCAGCCAACAGACATCTTCCCAAAACGCTAAAACGTGGGAAAAAACATCTACTGAAATCAGAATTACAAGAACTGAAAACCAAAAACGCCGCTTTGCCCAAATCGCCGGCTGAACCCCCCGAGGAAGATGAACGTTCTGGGGAGCTGACTGGTGGGGCGGTGCTCCCGGACACATCCGGAGTTGGCCCGACGACGGACGTGCCAGTCCGGCGGGATGAGGCCGGCCTCTCTTCTAGCCACCCCGAAGCTAACTGTCTCTTAGCCAAAGAAGAAAGCGATggcggcccccccggccctggcGAGGAGGGCGATGGCAGTCCCGGGTCGCTGGGGGAGTCAGGGCTGGAGGCGGTGGGTCTCCGAATGGACAGCAGCATCTTTTTGGACGAAGACAGTAACCAGCCCGTGCCTGTGGGTCAATTTTTTGGAAATGTCGAACTCATGCAGGTATGTCCGAGCGGCAGTCggattcaccccctccctctcttcctcatgaATGTTCGCTGAGCTCCCTGAAATGTAATTAATCCAAAAGGTCTCCAGAGGTGACTAACTTTAAAATCCAGCTGTTCCCTATCTCAAATGTTTCCTTACTGATTTTTTCATCGCCCTGTTACGTTTTCCTCTGGCTGACTCATCCCAGTTTCCCCAAACACGGGGCAATGGGCATGT includes these proteins:
- the C5H1orf174 gene encoding UPF0688 protein C1orf174 homolog; this encodes MSRRKLEDGVPPSALQKSRNYPATRSSTAKEAQLCKPTKTLCLASTRKAANRHLPKTLKRGKKHLLKSELQELKTKNAALPKSPAEPPEEDERSGELTGGAVLPDTSGVGPTTDVPVRRDEAGLSSSHPEANCLLAKEESDGGPPGPGEEGDGSPGSLGESGLEAVGLRMDSSIFLDEDSNQPVPVGQFFGNVELMQDLPPVSAPYTLMSRREFRKMHFRAKEDDDDDDYSDVL